The Solanum dulcamara chromosome 2, daSolDulc1.2, whole genome shotgun sequence region tatattttaactatatTTCCAAActatcatttttattcttttaaccctaaaattcaaacacttattttcaacataagcaattttatccaaacactcaactgcttatttataaaaataactttcagcacttcaaaattctaaaaatacttcgtacataaaatttaatttttttcggcccatccaaacggactcTTAGACTAAGCCTGCAAATTCTCTCTCAAAAAAGCTCTCAAGCTGTGGAGGTGCACCCACCTCTGGACACCACAAATTTTTGTTCGGCAGATACGAATGTAGATCTTCTCGATACGAACAAAAGCCATCGTCTCATCTTCTAATTCCATTCCTAGCTCCGAGAATCAGTGAAATAGTCCTGCGATCACTATTTGCATTTCTGAGAAGGATCTGCTGTGTGCTTGAAGAATCATTTCTAAATCCCAAGAGGGATTGATTCGAGTAATTACAGGCAGTGGAGATGAATCTCCATCAGATGTGTCGATTGGTACAAGGACAGCTAATTCCCATGGTCGAATCGACTCCGGCGAGGTTTCAGGCGAGGTCGCCGGAGCTCTGGTGAACCAAAGGGATAAAAAATGGAACCAAAAAAATGCTTAGCTACATCACACAAGTCTCACAAGCCCAGACATTACTATCGAATGTGCCATTGGTGAGACAAAGTTCAAAAGCCCCATTCCAACAATCAAAATGATGTGCTAAGGGACGAAGATGATCAGGAGATGAGACTTTCAGTCCAATTGGAACAACAAAATAATGATATTGAATCAGGTAATGTAATAATTAGCAAGGAGGATAAACAGATTCAAGTTCATCTCAATCAGAGCTTGAATGGAAGCAAGATTGCAGAGGAAGCTAAACTTGGTTGTGACTCTCAACAAAGAATCATCAGTCATACTGCAGTCCAAGGTATGCATCCTAACAATCCTATTCTATTCAGTACTGATGGTGCTCataatgttaataatatagCTCAATTGCAATCCAATGCAATTGAGCAAAGTGTAGTCAATCATAACAATCTTATGCAGCATGTGAAAAAAGGCAGTGTGAGTAATCCTACTGATAATCATGTTGAGATAACAAAGAGCCATATGGATAAAAGTGAAATAGATAACACTCAGAATTCTACTACTATTCAGGCTTCAAAATCTCAATCCCTTGCACCTCAGGATCTCAGTAAACTAATCTCTAACTTTGAGAAACATGTCAATCACAATCCAAACTCCAAACAACAGCCACCAGTGAACAATCCCACCGAAAGTCCTAATTCCAATCCCAACTTTTTCCCCAAATCTAACCTGATTCCTGAACCAAGTCCTTACACTATTATACACTCTTATGCTACAAGATTGAGGGCTAACCAAGCTAAAACTGAGGTCTCTATTGAAATTTCTAAGCCTAAGATCACTACCAGGCAGGGTCTTCCTGCAGTGATCTTGAGAAAGGAAGACTTCATGGTCAAGTTGACTGCAAGGTGTAGGTACACACTTGTTGGGAAATTTTCTAACACCATGCCAAAGTTGGAAGTGATTAGGAAGAGTTTTATCCAATAAGCTCAGTTGACAAAGGGTGTGAAGATTGCTCACTTCAATGCAAGACACGTTTACATAGATCTTGACAATGAGGAGGATCACATCTCCATTTGGAATAAACAAAAGAATACATAGAGGTACAGTTGATGAGAATTCAAGTATGGACACCTACCTTTTCTCCAGAAAAAGAAACCCCTATAGTCCCTATTTGGGTCACACTATCTGAACTCCCATGGCACTGTTATAATAAAGAATTCCTCACTGCTCTTTTATCTCCCATTGGCAAAACTCTTTACCTAGATGCAGCATCCCTCCAAAAAACCAGAGGAAGTGTGGCTACAGTAAGAATTCAGCTAGACCTGACTAAGGAaagaaccccccccccccctcccctcATGTGTGGATGGGGTTTGATGAGGATGATTTCACAATTGGTAGATGGCAAGCCATTCAATATGAAGGCCTGCCTGATTGTTGTATTTATTGTAAGCACCAAGGCCACTTAGCACAAGTGTGTATGGTAAAAACAAAAGGGGATGAGGAGAACAAGAAAAGCAGAGATGCTGAGGCtgaaaacaaaaacaaacaagGGACATCAGCTACTAATCAGGTATCTTCTCAAACTAGTCCTAATCTTATTGATTCTGCTAATGTTCTACCTATTGATGCAGGTACCAAAGAAAACCAACAAACATGTAAGCATGAAGGGGGAAAAACTCATGAAGAGGAGTGGCAAACACAAAGgaggagaaataaaaaaaaatcaacaatcaaATATGCAACAAAATAATGGAAACCTGACTTCTAGGAACCAACTGCAGTCACACACTCAGAAAAAAAAGGTTCTGCACAATGAGCCTTCCACTGGGACCAAGAAATCTAATAAAAATGAGATACTGcaacaaaatcaaaaaagaaacaGTGATGATAGCAGGAAATCCAAAGATCAAGAGATCAAGGTGACTGATACAAATGCAAATACAAACTGTCACAAGGAAGGAGCTGCAATTTCAGGTAGTGACTTAAGATCTCCCCAAATGAGGAATGTTGATCCTAATTCTCAGGACCAACCACCCCACTCCCCTGTGAATGTTGTTGACATCACTTTGCTGCAGTCCCCATCCCAAACCCCGATTTATCTGTCTGAAGATGAAGCTGATGGAGGGATGGATGGTGTGGAAGAGAACCCAACTAACCTGCAGGAAGGGGTAACCAAAGGGGGGAATTcatctcatgttttgcatgagaaccaatCCACTGACCATAGGTTTGACTTTAGAGCTACTGCAACCTCTAAAGTTCAACATCCAAAAATGTCTCAACAGCATCAGAATCAATCTCTAAACAATGAAAGTACTCTAATGCAAAATTAGGGAAAAGGCTCTATGGCTAAGGACATGGGATCAATTGCTAGTACTAGTGCCATGGGATCCAATGCAAAAAAGAACAAATTgagtaaaaaaaagaagagatgccatcaaaagaaggaaggaggaccaaaaaaatactttagaaGAAGGACAAAAGGATGAGGGGACTGAAACTCAAATGCTGAATCAGAAAGGGGATACCAACTGTCAGAAATTTGTGTTAGAAGATGACCAGGTGGGCATGGATATTACTACCCTCCAAGTCCAGCATAATACCATTCCTCCGGACAAATCACCTACAAAACCATCCTAATACCTCCACAGCCAAATGTACCCTTAATACCACCCTTGGAATCCCTTCTGAGATAGATGAGTATGGAGTTCTTGAATCAGAAAATGAAATTGACATTGATAACCAATCTGAGGATAGACAAGATGATGATGACAGGGTCAGTGAAGAACTGATAAAGGCTTTCAGTCCTACCAATGACAAGGATATTGAAGTTGAACTCCAACAGGTCATTAATAGCCAAGGGTTATCTCCCAGAAAAATTCATAGAACAAGGTTTAACTCCAAAATCACTAGTCCTACCAACTCTGTCCCTACAGGCAGACCCAATACCAGACTTTTCCAATCCAAAAATCtccaatgaatacaatcatatGGAATGTAAGGGATATCAATACCCAAGTTGTTATGCAAAGACTCCAATCTCTCAAAAATGTACATCACCTCTCCCTCATTACTATCCTAGAACCTTTTTTCTGATAATTCCTATCTCAACTCTATCAGAATTCAGCTCAACATGGACCATGTTGTCCATAATCCAAATGGAAAGATTTGGATACTATGGACTAAAGATATGGATTGTGAAGTGTTGGACAAGGATGATCAACAAATTACATGTGATATTAGTCATGTGTTATCTCCCAACAAGTTTAGAATTACTTTTATCTATGCTAAGTGTAAAGATCCTCTCAGAAGACCTCTTTGGGACAAATTGCTCCAGTATGCCAACAATACTCTTCCCTGGTGTACAATTGGATACTTTCATATTATTACCAATCCTGAGGAAAAACTGGGAAGAGTGACTTACAATGTGAGAAAGAGTTAAGATTTCATCAGTGTGATTGAAGCCTGTGGTTTAATGGATCTTGGTTACAGTGGGTAGAAGTTTACCTGGTCCAATTTGAGAAGCATCAATTtcagaatttggaaaagacttgataGAGGTATGGTGAATGATAAGTGGTTGGAATGCATGCCCCACACCTCTATCACTTATTTACCTTCTGTAGGGTCTGATCATTGCCCCTTACTTATGGAAGTTGTGGACAAGCAGTTCAATCCAATCAAATATTCCAAATTTTAGAACTGTTGGACAGATCATCAGGACTTCCTGGAGACTGTGAACAACTGTTGGAAAAGGAATATAGTTGGCAACCCAATGTGGATATTTCACCAGAAAATGAAAAGAGTGACTTCTACCTTGAGCAACTAGTCAAAGAGGGAATTTGGTGACATTTATTCAAAGGTTAAGTATTATGAGGAAAAAACTAGAATTGCTGAAGAAGAGTTCATCAACATGAACACTGAAGAGAATAGAAGTACCCTCCATGCTCTCAATGCAGAATATATTAGATTTTTGAAACTGAAGGAAGCCATGCTCAAACAAAAAACACAGCTTTATTGGTTTAAAGAGGGAGACATGAACTCCAGATACTTGCCCTGATTGGAGGAAGGGGGAGGAAACTTTATATCCACAAGGTTCAAAATGAGGAAGGTGAATGGATTCTGGGATATGAAAACATTGTCAAGGCAGCATGTGACCATTTCCAACATATATTCACGGGAAGAGAAATTCATTCAGGAAGATAGTTTAAATTGCATTCCTAGAATGATCACTGAACAACAAAATTCTGAGTTACAAGCTATGCCTACTATAGAGGAGATGAGAAATGTGGTATTTTCAATGAATCCCAATTCTGCAGCAGGACCTGATGGTATGAATGGCAAATTTTTCCAAGTTTGCTGGGACATCATCAAGGAGGATCTTCTTGCAGTAGTTCAGTACTTTTTTTTGTGGCCATAAAATGCCCAAGTACTTCTCCCATgcatgtttggttctactcccaaaagtgaACTATCCCAATAAACTCTCAGAGTTTAGACCTATCAGTcttagcaacttcaccaacAAAATTATATCCAAAGTCCTTTGTCTCAGACTTGCACCTATCCTTCCTAATTTGATCTCCTTGAACCAATCAGGTTTTGTTAAAAATAGGAGCATTTCTGAGAACATCATGCTTGCACAGGAAATCATTCATCAAATTAAAAAACCAAACCAAGGTGGTAATGTTGTGATCAAGTTGGACATGGACAAGGCATATGATAGGGTTAGGTTcgtttaataattaaaaaaaaatgaaattttaatcTCAAGTATGGTTGCTCCTCATGTATAGCAACAGTGATAAGTCTAATGAGAATATTTACTCAAATAAGAACACAAAGAAGAATTTTGGGATTAAAGCAGCAGAAGAATCTACGGCTGAGGATAAGTCTAATTTAAGtgcttcatttttctttttagtgaGAAATTAAAGATCTTCAGGTATAAATTTAGATGGTGTGCCGAGTAATATTTTGCGGATAAGTTTGAAACTTTTTCCTTTCTTAGAATGAGTATTTTTGTgccatttagaaaaaaaaaattagtgtcAGATATCAATAGGATCTGTATTCTCGAATTTACAAAACAgaattcaagtttttttttcgTTTACAATAAGCTCTATATTAGATGACATATTCGCAATTCCTAATGTATGGTATGGAAAAATTCAACAAGGATGTTGTGGTTTGAACCTAGAgctatcattttttatttatgtggTAAATGGTAATGGGAAATTTAAGATACGAAATTTCTGCAGGGAGCTTTATGTTGTACTACCAATGAAAGCAGTTAAGCAACTTCTATCGCCATGTCATTGGCTAAGAGATGAACTAAAGATATATATTTTACTACCTAGGAAATTCTAATAGACTAACAATTGAACAAGAAAGGAATGTAGCAGTATCAAACCTGAAACTTCAGGCAGCTACACTTATGTTGGTCTGGATAGATACCTTACTTAAAAGGAAAATATAGTTGCTGCATTTGTGAGCTCACCTGTGCTGCATTTTGGGCAAATTTGTGGCTTCATATTGATGAAAATAGTTGTCATTTTCTGCTTCATTTTTATGATGTATTATGAGCCAAGGACTACTGCATTTTAGTTGCTTACTGCTGCTGAATTTTGGACTAAGCTATTTGCTACACTTTTGGTCAGATTTGAGCCAGTTGCTGCTATATGCTGAGCTAAAATTTGTTACACTTTTAGGCCAGACAACTGCTGTGTTTTTAGCTAAAAATATTGCTGCTATAAATGTTGCACTTTGGGCTGAGTTTGAGGCTAAAGGACTGCTGCATTTTGGCCAAACTATCACTGCATTTTTAGCAGATTTGAACTCTTTATTGCTGAGTTTGTTAAGAGCTGAAGCACTGCTGCATCTTGGCCAAACCATCGTTGCATTTTTTAGGTGATTGAGATTCATTATTGCTCGGCGTTTTTGGTCAAAAAATTGTTGCTCTAAGGCTATTTGAAATAGCTACTTCATCTAAATGTTTCCAGTTACTGCGCTTTAAATATTTAAGTGATTCGAATAGATATTACAGGCCGATGAAATTCAATTCGAGGCCACTTCCCTTTGGAGTGTCCCTCGGTTTGGGCCATTTAGCAAAAGGTGATGTTGAAATATCTAAACAGTGGTATGGCAAAGAAACTCACGCATGCACATGTATCCTGGCGAGGTGACCGGAACGGCTGACGAGCCACTAGATTGTAGTCATGGCATACCAGATTTTCATCTCACTGCTTGGAAGCTTAATAAGGTCTCTGGAGTTctctttcttaatttcttttgcAAAATTTTTCAGCTTTTCCTTTATTCCTTACACTTTCAATTTCAGGAAACTCTTAAAGAAGATGGGAAGACCATCGTCCCCATTCTGGTTTCTGGAAAGGAACTAATGGTGGTGAAGATTTCCCTTTTAGTGGTTGTGATGATGATCAAACTTCCGTTGATACATCTGTAAGTTTGATTAATCTTATCCCTCTTTTTGTGTACTGAATTTAACTTGAAACTATTAGTTTATCCCTCTTTCTATGCACTGGATTTAACTTAGTTACTTTGATGTTCAGGCTCTTTCAAAAATAACTCGAACTGGCGCAATGACATTCTGTTTTATTCAAGCTATTGAGCATGGTCATGGAGCCACATATGGAAGTTTATTGACTGCAATGCGAAATGTCATTCGACAAGATGGTGGAAGTTCAGGGGGTGACTTTGGTGGTGGTGTTGTCACATCTCTCATCTCCATGCTTCTGAAAGGTGGTAGTGTCGGTATGGGTGGAGGCTTTAGTCAGGTAACTGAATATATTATGTTAATTTACTATTGAAGTGTATTTTTCTTATCAGCAATCTCTTTTCATAAAGGAAAAATTGCTCTTGAAGAAGCAATGTTCAGATTCTGAATCTTATCTCTAATAAGTGGTTTAAATTTATACAATAAATTTATATGTAAAGACTTTTGCAttgttttataaaatatttaaggtCAATGTAATGTAATTCTCATCATTGAGGTAGAATGTTAAAAAAATCAtacattttgaatattttaaaaaagaacctttgtaatgtttttatttttaaaattctaatcATCTAGTGATCTCAATTTTTACCATTCAAGTAGAGTGTCAAGAGAATCATACatttgaataattcaaatctattttgaactgaaaaaaattgttgatttaCTTGAAGCCTTCAATTTTTGGTGCTTTTCAATTACTTTAGTGGTTTTACGCTTGATCCAAccttgttcttccttttgggtGATTATGAGACTTCATTGCAGAACTCTTGTGTATGTCAAccacattttaaattctttttggCATTGAGGAGAAGGCGTCAACTCCATTTACAGCTCGCAAGAGCATAAATGCACTAGCTACGCTCTGAAAGACCAAAGATGTTTTGTGTTTATCAGCTTTATTCTTTTGAAATTATGATAAATATCAAAACTTGTACGGAATACAGGCCTAAATTCATTACGTTAGCTTAATTTTCCTGAGTTACAGAATTCAAGTGTAGTTCTTGACATTTTCTCTTTTACGTTGCACTCTTTTCAGGAGCCCCAATTAACAACTTGCCAGTCATTCGATGTGTATGCGAAGCCATTTTCATTGTGAAACTCTTCCTGCTCTCATTCTCCCTTTCCCCCTTTTGGTGTGTTTGGATTTGGATTCTTTAATTTGTAAAGAGAAATTTCATCGGCTTCTATAATATGCTCTGCTTATGCATGATAATGTGAATAGATTTCAGATAGAAAGCTTAATAATGAAACTATTgtcaatatagctggcccttaACTTTTGCAATATCTATAGATTTACTGAATTTGTTCAAGAATTTAGCTGTGAGATGCGACTCTCTGTACTTTTGGTTCTTTACTTTAAAAGTTTGGTGCTTACATTCCTTTTTCCTTTGTACAAAAGAATGAAATTGAGTGTTTGAAACTTTACTTGGCTGAGACACGAAGGCTTGTACTTGTTGGGAAAAAGCACCTGACTAATTTTCGGCCTTCAAacagaaaataataatagagaaatttaaagagaataacAACAAAAGATTTAACATGGAAATTTAATGCGGGGAAAACCACGGACCATctagaaaaatattcattataTGGAAAATTGTTACAAccatataatacataataatttTCTTACACACCCAAATACCTAAAATATTATACCCAAGAGATCTCCAAGAGAACCTTTCCTAAATCTCTCAatggtaaaaaaatattatatcatgtattttatatattttggtaTTTGGTGTATTTTTGATGTACCTACAAACAATGAAGTTAAGTAACTTAAATAGCTAACAAAAACTATTTACATTTGCTATCCCACATCaacatttttgaccctttttttcttcctttttccaAACCATAACCAACAGTATTTTGGGTCTCTAATTTTGCtccttttctttcttaaatttcttcattttgtaaGTTGATTGTACATATTGTCCAGAAGGAGTAGTGTAAATTTTTGTTCCGAGACTCCTGTTGTCCAAGGAGATAGAATCACCTCTGTGTTGTAATAGAAGTATGGTCTTGTCATCCTCTTGATTTGCTCAAATAATACAACACAACCCAGGCCTCACTGggtaattgaagaaaaaaaagagctTGCACTTTCTTTGGAGAAGTTGACAAATGAAAACgataaattacaaaaattatgtgaaatttTCTTACATGCCAAATATCTGTGTATCATTGATTTTTGTGACTTTTGGAAGTGTATCTATGCACAGATACAATAGATACATAGGACT contains the following coding sequences:
- the LOC129880508 gene encoding uncharacterized protein LOC129880508 isoform X3 encodes the protein MGFDEDDFTIGRWQAIQYEGLPDCCIYCKHQGHLAQVCMVKTKGDEENKKSRDAEAENKNKQGTSATNQVPKKTNKHVSMKGEKLMKRSGKHKGGEIKKNQQSNMQQNNGNLTSRNQLQSHTQKKKVLHNEPSTGTKKSNKNEILQQNQKRNSDDSRKSKDQEIKVTDTNANTNCHKEGAAISGQTTAVFLAKNIAAINVALWAEFEAKGLLHFGQTITAFLADLNSLLLSLLRAEALLHLGQTIVAFFRYYRPMKFNSRPLPFGVSLGLGHLAKGDVEISKQWYGKETHACTCILAR
- the LOC129880508 gene encoding uncharacterized protein LOC129880508 isoform X1; translated protein: MGFDEDDFTIGRWQAIQYEGLPDCCIYCKHQGHLAQVCMVKTKGDEENKKSRDAEAENKNKQGTSATNQVPKKTNKHVSMKGEKLMKRSGKHKGGEIKKNQQSNMQQNNGNLTSRNQLQSHTQKKKVLHNEPSTGTKKSNKNEILQQNQKRNSDDSRKSKDQEIKVTDTNANTNCHKEGAAISDLSQLLLYAELKFVTLLGQTTAVFLAKNIAAINVALWAEFEAKGLLHFGQTITAFLADLNSLLLSLLRAEALLHLGQTIVAFFRYYRPMKFNSRPLPFGVSLGLGHLAKGDVEISKQWYGKETHACTCILAR
- the LOC129880508 gene encoding uncharacterized protein LOC129880508 isoform X2, whose product is MGFDEDDFTIGRWQAIQYEGLPDCCIYCKHQGHLAQVCMVKTKGDEENKKSRDAEAENKNKQGTSATNQVPKKTNKHVSMKGEKLMKRSGKHKGGEIKKNQQSNMQQNNGNLTSRNQLQSHTQKKKVLHNEPSTGTKKSNKNEILQQNQKRNSDDSRKSKDQEIKVTDTNANTNCHKEGAAISDLSQLLLYAELKFVTLLGQTTAVFLAKNIAAINVALWAEFEAKGLLHFGQTITAFLADLNSLLLSLLRAEALLHLGQTIVAFFRPMKFNSRPLPFGVSLGLGHLAKGDVEISKQWYGKETHACTCILAR
- the LOC129871250 gene encoding metacaspase-1-like, whose product is MAYQIFISLLGSLIRWEDHRPHSGFWKGTNGGEDFPFSGCDDDQTSVDTSALSKITRTGAMTFCFIQAIEHGHGATYGSLLTAMRNVIRQDGGSSGGDFGGGVVTSLISMLLKGGSVGMGGGFSQEPQLTTCQSFDVYAKPFSL